A single region of the Corallococcus caeni genome encodes:
- a CDS encoding RluA family pseudouridine synthase: protein MTSNSGLNDGYVYREQIEAGAGRSALAYLTDTYRHSSEAEWRARFLRGEVQLDGVTATGDEVLRARQVLCWHRPPWQEGETPDSFELVHEDATLLAVIKPSGLPTIPSGGFLKNTLLSFVRRRWPEASALHRLGRATSGLVLFSRTREAAARLSRDWREGSVEKRYRALSEGLAVQEHYEIRAPIGLVPHPLLGSVHGATPQGKASSSSARVLERRADQTLFEVHIHTGRPEQIRIHLAFIGHPLAGDPLFAAGGLPREHSPGLPGDGGYLLHAETLAFTHPLSGERLRLYAPPPPGLRTAEG, encoded by the coding sequence GTGACGTCCAACTCAGGCCTGAATGACGGCTACGTGTACCGCGAGCAGATCGAAGCCGGCGCCGGGCGCAGCGCGCTTGCCTACCTGACGGACACGTACCGGCACTCCTCCGAAGCGGAGTGGCGCGCCCGCTTCCTGCGCGGTGAGGTCCAGCTGGATGGCGTCACGGCGACCGGCGACGAAGTGCTGCGCGCCCGGCAGGTGCTGTGCTGGCACCGCCCTCCCTGGCAGGAGGGAGAGACGCCGGACAGCTTCGAGCTGGTGCACGAGGACGCGACGCTGCTCGCGGTCATCAAGCCGAGCGGGTTGCCGACGATTCCCTCGGGCGGCTTCCTCAAGAACACGCTGCTCTCGTTCGTGAGGAGGCGCTGGCCGGAGGCTTCGGCGCTGCACCGCCTGGGGCGGGCGACCTCGGGGCTCGTGCTCTTCTCCCGCACGCGCGAGGCGGCCGCACGTCTCTCGCGCGACTGGCGCGAGGGCAGCGTGGAGAAGCGCTACCGCGCGCTCTCGGAGGGGCTCGCGGTGCAGGAGCATTACGAGATCCGCGCGCCCATCGGGCTGGTGCCCCATCCCCTGCTGGGCTCCGTGCACGGGGCAACCCCCCAGGGCAAGGCGTCGAGTAGCAGCGCCCGGGTGCTGGAGCGACGTGCCGACCAGACGCTCTTCGAGGTTCACATCCACACGGGGCGTCCCGAGCAGATCCGCATCCACCTGGCGTTCATCGGCCACCCGCTCGCGGGAGACCCGCTGTTCGCCGCAGGGGGGCTGCCCCGTGAGCACTCGCCCGGGCTGCCCGGAGACGGCGGCTACCTGCTCCACGCGGAGACGCTCGCCTTCACCCATCCGCTGTCGGGGGAGCGCCTGCGCTTGTACGCGCCACCGCCTCCCGGGCTGAGGACCGCCGAAGGCTGA
- a CDS encoding aldehyde dehydrogenase family protein, which produces MLNTEAIGEPLMHLDSRRLLAGARRAVPEAFDAQGRLLSPVAGRWIHPPAWFNASSPIDGSVIAELPLLGAAQVASGVEQAAAEFAPWAARPLEDRARAVAEAVVLLHAHRDLLVRILAWDIGKTLPTAYNDVDRCLAGIAWYLERMGSMLDGRKPLGLVSNIASWNYPFSVLLLNVLVQTLAGNSVIAKIPTQGGGVSLTLAFALLRRAGLPVSLVGGRGRDLSEALVGHPRIGGVAFIGGRANGAEVHRRLRETDKRYALEMEGVNAYAITHFSDWDALARQIRAGFDFGKQRCTAYTRWVVEKSLVPRFVRTYVDTVSALRVGNPVLGAHVDFGPLISPSKVEELRSLIAEARERGTAVLHEGELAEDAFTPRQERGAYLPPVLLFGVPRDSELYLREPFGPVDIVVSVDSEEELVREANVSNGALVASVATDDPELAQRIASRLHAFKVGINALRSRGDREESFGGKGGSWAGAFVGGTHLVRAFTDGPHPLEGNWPD; this is translated from the coding sequence GTGCTGAATACCGAAGCCATTGGCGAACCCCTGATGCACCTGGACAGCCGCCGCCTGCTTGCTGGCGCCCGGCGCGCCGTCCCGGAGGCCTTCGACGCCCAGGGCCGGCTGCTCTCACCCGTCGCGGGTCGGTGGATCCATCCGCCTGCCTGGTTCAATGCCAGCTCACCCATTGACGGCAGCGTCATCGCGGAGCTGCCGCTGCTCGGCGCCGCACAGGTGGCGTCGGGCGTCGAGCAGGCAGCGGCGGAGTTCGCTCCCTGGGCGGCCCGTCCACTCGAGGACCGCGCCCGAGCCGTCGCGGAGGCGGTGGTGCTGCTTCACGCGCACCGGGACCTGCTCGTGCGAATCCTGGCGTGGGACATCGGCAAGACGCTGCCCACCGCGTACAACGACGTGGACCGTTGCCTCGCGGGCATCGCGTGGTACCTGGAGCGGATGGGCTCGATGCTCGACGGCCGCAAGCCGCTCGGCCTCGTGTCGAACATCGCCTCCTGGAACTATCCCTTCTCGGTGCTGCTGCTCAACGTGCTCGTCCAGACGCTCGCGGGCAACTCGGTCATCGCGAAGATCCCGACCCAGGGCGGCGGTGTCTCCCTCACGCTCGCCTTCGCGCTGCTGCGCCGCGCGGGCCTTCCCGTCTCGCTCGTCGGCGGGCGGGGCAGGGACCTCTCCGAGGCGCTCGTCGGCCACCCTCGCATCGGAGGCGTCGCCTTCATTGGTGGCCGCGCCAACGGTGCGGAGGTCCACCGCCGCCTGCGCGAAACGGACAAGCGCTACGCGCTGGAGATGGAGGGCGTGAACGCCTACGCCATCACGCACTTCTCGGACTGGGACGCGCTCGCAAGACAGATTCGAGCGGGCTTCGACTTCGGCAAGCAACGCTGCACGGCCTACACCCGGTGGGTCGTCGAGAAGTCGCTCGTCCCGAGGTTCGTCCGGACGTATGTCGACACCGTCTCGGCGTTGCGCGTGGGCAATCCGGTCCTGGGCGCGCACGTGGACTTCGGGCCCCTCATCTCTCCCAGCAAGGTGGAGGAGCTCCGCTCGCTCATCGCCGAAGCGCGGGAGCGGGGCACGGCGGTACTGCATGAGGGCGAGCTGGCGGAGGACGCCTTCACCCCGCGACAGGAGCGGGGCGCGTATCTGCCGCCCGTCCTGCTCTTCGGCGTCCCGCGCGACAGCGAGCTCTACCTGCGCGAGCCCTTCGGTCCCGTCGACATCGTGGTGTCGGTGGACTCCGAGGAGGAACTGGTGCGGGAGGCCAACGTCTCCAACGGCGCGCTCGTGGCCTCGGTGGCGACGGATGACCCCGAGCTCGCACAGCGCATCGCCTCGCGGCTCCACGCCTTCAAGGTCGGCATCAACGCGCTGCGCTCGCGCGGCGACCGCGAGGAGTCCTTCGGTGGCAAGGGCGGCTCGTGGGCGGGCGCCTTCGTGGGTGGTACCCACCTGGTGCGCGCCTTCACCGACGGCCCCCATCCTCTCGAAGGCAACTGGCCAGACTGA
- a CDS encoding HMA2 domain-containing protein: protein MPKVIHVIHASPGRTRLRLPWLRHDAKQATSLADALTRVEGVREVQVRPYTGSVLCLHAPQDLGVERVLEEVRRRTGVDEVLRPGEEPPEEEARLLRALAEGSGVARAASQFFKGVNLDLLRATEGRMDLGVLAAMGFAVAGAAEVAVTGRVSRPPWFNLAWWAFRTFATLEDVAIRNTPAPVRNNGGNGVPHGPDAARAPGHDA from the coding sequence ATGCCGAAAGTCATCCACGTCATCCACGCCTCGCCGGGGCGCACGCGCCTGCGGCTGCCCTGGTTGCGGCACGACGCGAAGCAGGCCACGTCCCTGGCGGACGCGCTCACGCGGGTGGAGGGCGTGCGCGAGGTCCAGGTGCGGCCCTATACCGGCAGCGTGCTGTGCCTCCACGCCCCCCAGGACCTGGGCGTCGAGCGCGTGCTGGAGGAGGTGCGCCGGCGCACCGGCGTGGACGAGGTCCTGCGCCCCGGCGAGGAGCCCCCCGAGGAGGAGGCGAGGCTGCTGCGGGCCCTTGCGGAGGGCAGCGGCGTGGCGCGCGCGGCCAGCCAGTTCTTCAAGGGCGTCAACCTGGACCTGCTGCGTGCCACCGAGGGGCGCATGGACCTGGGCGTGCTGGCGGCCATGGGCTTCGCGGTGGCGGGCGCGGCGGAGGTGGCCGTGACCGGCAGGGTGTCCCGCCCGCCGTGGTTCAACCTGGCCTGGTGGGCCTTCCGCACCTTCGCCACCCTGGAGGATGTGGCCATCCGGAACACCCCCGCCCCGGTGCGCAACAACGGAGGCAACGGGGTCCCGCACGGCCCGGACGCCGCCAGGGCGCCCGGGCACGACGCATGA